One Phoenix dactylifera cultivar Barhee BC4 chromosome 8, palm_55x_up_171113_PBpolish2nd_filt_p, whole genome shotgun sequence genomic window carries:
- the LOC120111759 gene encoding uncharacterized protein LOC120111759 — MGYFKREPKSWLSLSLFLFLPPSRRKGRECLVAGGPWPATPHGGGTPGDGRPERKGRRPNRGSASPSARRLPGHIPKEIIAKDEGEEGEGAHLASGELLPAGSTATAPVPPAASVMSLELNSRSSTTHAAVAVCVLRNAREVVSTSWVMTECILNFNRSNNKILRTKME, encoded by the exons ATGGGGTACTTTA agagagagccaAAGagttggctctctctctctctcttcctcttccttcctccttccCGACGGAAAGGAAGAGAGTGCTTGGTAGCCGGCGGCCCATGGCCGGCGACGCCCCATGGTGGTGGCACACCCGGCGACGGCCGGCCGGAACGGAAGGGGAGAAGGCCGAACAGAGGCTCGGCTTCCCCATCAGCCCGGCGGCTTCCCGGCCACATCCCCAAGGAAATAATAGCCAaagacgaaggagaagaaggagaaggtgctcaccttgcctccggcgagCTCCTCCCGGCCGGATCGACGGCGACCGCTCCGGTTCCTcccgcggcaag CGTCATGTCACTTGAGCTGAACTCAAGAAGCTCAACTACTCATGCCGCAGTTGCTGTATGCGTGCTGCGTAACGCAAGAGAAGTGGTCTCAACATCTTGGGTCATGACtgagtgcatccttaatttcaACAGGAGCAATAACAAG ATCCTGAGAACTAAGATGGAATGA
- the LOC120111760 gene encoding uncharacterized protein LOC120111760, with the protein MTVAEYAAKFEELTRYAPGQVENERERAEKFESGLRARIRQQMSTFELSSYKDVVNKALVVERGLNDTQEERERILKKRNRQAELQNKHGKNTEFRPKKQTTVNDKAQRKDTVKCYRCGGPHYQSDCNWFNGNCFSCGQQGHRANTCPNRSEQQARQTSQPISGAPANQVSQNEQQRGGQQRPRTQGRVYALTQHDADASNTVVIGTIEISSMNAYILIDPGATHSFVSADFVGRNSTLISLPLETELCVSIPNGDVILVNFVCKDCILNIEGREMKVDLLVLGMKDFDMILGMDWLAAYHATVDCFEKTVKF; encoded by the coding sequence ATGACGGTCGCAGAGTATGCTGCAAAGTTTGAGGAACTGACCAGGTATGCCCCAGGACAGGTGGAGAATGAAAGAGAACGAGCTGAAAAGTTTGAAAGTGGACTTAGAGCCCGAATCAGACAACAGATGTCTACCTTCGAGCTTTCTTCCTACAAGGATGTGGTTAACAAGGCTTTGGTAGTTGAAAGGGGCTTGAATGACActcaagaagagagggaaagaattttgaaaaAGAGAAATAGGCAAGCTGAGTTACAAAATAAGCATGGCAAAAATACTGAATTCAGGCCCAAGAAACAAACTACTGTGAATGATAAGGCTCAGCGCAAGGATACTGTGAAATGCTATAGATGTGGCGGACCCCACTATCAGAGCGATTGCAACTGGTTCAATGGGAATTGCTTTTCGTGTGGCCAGCAGGGCCACAGGGCAAATACATGTCCTAATCGCAGTGAGCAACAGGCTCGACAAACGTCTCAGCCTATTTCGGGAGCTCCAGCAAATCAAGTATCTCAGAATGAACAACAACGAGGAGGACAGCAGAGGCCTAGAACTCAGGGTCGAGTCTATGCTCTTACACAACACGATGCCGACGCCTCTAACACCGTGGTGATAGGTACAATTGAAATCTCATCCATGAATGCCTATATTTTGATTGATCCTGGAGCTACTCATTCTTTTGTATCTGCTGATTTTGTTGGAAGAAATAGTACATTGATTTCCTTGCCACTAGAGACTGAATTGTGTGTCTCCATCCCTAATGGAGATGTAATCTTAGTTAACTTTgtctgcaaagattgtatcctGAATATTGAAGGCAGGGAAATGAAAGTAGATTTACTAGTCCTAGGGATGAAGGATTTCGACATGATCCTTGGGATGGACTGGTTGGCAGCATATCATGCCACTGTTGACTGCTTCGAGAAAacagtaaaattttaa